The Streptomyces sp. NBC_00224 genome has a window encoding:
- a CDS encoding nitric oxide synthase oxygenase, translating to MWREAAEFVRLHRAEEPALGRPERRLAEIRDEIRATGTYRHTTEELTFGARVAWRNSNRCIGRLYWRSLRVRDLRGLTDAEPIAEACAEHLVHATNGGRIRPLITVFAPDTPGRPAPRIWNEQLIRYAGYRAEDGRVLGDPRNAGLTDLALRLGWPGGPRTAFDVLPLVVEGVDDKPRVFELPRDAVLEVPLDHPDDPWSREWGLRWHAVPAISGMCLEIGGIHYPAAPFNGWYMGTEIGARNLADTDRYDLLPRVARRLGLDTTDDRSLWKDRALVELNRAVLHSFDRAGVAMADHHTESRRFVRHLEREENKGRSVPADWSWIVPPMSGATTEVFHRTYDAVELRPGFAHHPEAAARARGESIRRMP from the coding sequence CTGTGGCGGGAGGCCGCCGAGTTCGTCCGGCTGCACCGCGCGGAGGAGCCCGCGCTGGGGAGGCCGGAGCGCCGCCTCGCGGAGATACGCGACGAGATCCGCGCCACGGGGACGTACCGGCACACCACCGAGGAGCTGACGTTCGGCGCCCGGGTGGCCTGGCGCAACAGCAACCGCTGTATCGGCCGCCTCTACTGGCGCTCGCTGCGGGTGCGCGATCTGCGCGGCCTCACCGACGCCGAGCCGATCGCCGAGGCGTGCGCCGAGCATCTGGTCCACGCCACGAACGGCGGCCGCATCCGGCCCCTGATCACCGTGTTCGCCCCGGACACGCCGGGCCGCCCGGCCCCGCGCATCTGGAACGAGCAGCTCATCCGGTACGCGGGCTACCGCGCCGAGGACGGCCGGGTCCTGGGCGACCCGCGCAACGCCGGGCTCACCGACCTGGCGCTGCGGCTCGGCTGGCCGGGCGGCCCGCGCACCGCGTTCGACGTGCTGCCGCTGGTCGTGGAGGGCGTCGACGACAAGCCTCGCGTCTTCGAACTGCCCCGGGACGCCGTCCTGGAGGTGCCGCTCGACCACCCCGACGACCCGTGGAGCCGGGAGTGGGGGCTGCGCTGGCACGCCGTGCCCGCGATCTCGGGGATGTGTCTGGAGATCGGCGGCATCCACTATCCGGCCGCGCCCTTCAACGGCTGGTACATGGGCACCGAGATCGGCGCCCGCAACCTCGCCGACACCGACCGCTACGACCTGCTGCCGCGCGTGGCCCGGCGGCTCGGCCTGGACACCACCGACGACCGCTCGCTGTGGAAGGACCGCGCTCTGGTCGAACTCAACCGGGCCGTGCTGCACTCCTTCGACCGGGCCGGGGTCGCCATGGCCGACCACCACACGGAGTCCCGGCGCTTCGTACGGCACTTGGAGCGCGAGGAGAACAAGGGCCGCTCGGTGCCCGCCGACTGGTCGTGGATCGTGCCGCCGATGTCGGGGGCGACGACCGAGGTGTTCCACCGCACCTACGACGCCGTGGAGCTCCGGCCGGGGTTCGCGCACCATCCGGAGGCGGCCGCCCGGGCCCGCGGGGAATCGATTCGGCGCATGCCATGA